From a region of the Triticum aestivum cultivar Chinese Spring chromosome 7D, IWGSC CS RefSeq v2.1, whole genome shotgun sequence genome:
- the LOC123166187 gene encoding protein CWC15 homolog, with translation MTTAARPTWAPAKGGNEQGGTRIFGPSGKYSSRDLAAHTSLKPRKEGQQTQEEVQKRNLRDELEERERKHFSSKDKSYVDERDRRKSSSLLLEGSKRDEDKIVPREIDADDSDVELKSDDESDDDDDDDDTEALMAELERIKKERAEDRLRKERQQAEEEAKMKEAELMRGNPLINMNNSGSFNVKRRWDDDVVFKNQARGETKTPKRFINDTIRSDFHRKFLHRYMK, from the exons atgacgACGGCGGCGCGGCCGACGTGGGCGCCGGCGAAGGGCGGGAACGAGCAGGGCGGCACGCGCATCTTCGGGCCCTCCGGGAAGTACTCCTCCCGCGACCTCGCCGCCCACACCTCCCTCAAGCCCAG AAAAGAGGGACAACAAACTCAAGAGGAGGTACAGAAGAGGAATCTTAGGGATGAACTTGAGGAGCGTGAACGCAAGCACTTCTCATCCAAGGATAAGTCCTATGTTG ACGAGAGGGACCGGCGAAAAAGTTCAAGCCTGCTCTTAGAAG GTTCAAAACGGGATGAGGATAAGATAGTTCCACGTGAAATTGATGCAGATGACTCTGATGTGGAACTCAAAAGTGATGATGAAAG cgacgatgatgacgacgacgatgacacTGAGGCACTAATGGCAGAGCTTGAAAGGATTAAAAAAGAAAGAGCTGAGGACAGGCTTAGAAAG GAGCGTCAGCAAGCAGAAGAAGAGGCCAAGATGAAGGAGGCTGAGCTGATGCGAGGAAACCCACTGATCAATATGAATAACTCCGGTTCCTTCAATGTGAAGAGAAG GTgggatgatgatgttgtattcaagAACCAGGCTCGTGGAGAGACCAAGACACCGAAACGGTTCATCAACGATACCATCAGAAGTGATTTCCATCGCAAGTTTCTGCATAGGTACATGAAGTGA
- the LOC123166400 gene encoding putative leucine-rich repeat receptor-like serine/threonine-protein kinase At2g24130, with translation MAARPITVLIFTFLLSLHTASPALVGEEDDRSVLLVFKAGVSGDPKGALAGWGSPDVCNWTGVACDTEHHVVKLILSEQELSGKVSFALGNLSHLRTLNLSGNHFTGSVPPELGNLSYLKFLDVSSNTLTGTVPPELGNLSRLKFLNMSSNMLTRAVPPELGNLSRLKFLDVSSNTLTGMVAPELGNLSRLSILDLSENVLSGVVPQELGKLSRLTQLSLNRNQLEGSIPVELSRIQHLLYLNLGDNNLSGHIPSAIFCNLSALNYIDMSSNFLDGEIPIRADCPLPELKSLVLWSNKLNGSIPRSLSNSTKLQWLLLQTNFLTGELPSDDMFSGMRSLEYLYLSSNFLANSRNNTNLEPFFASLTNCTGLKELSIARNNIAGTIPPVIGRLSPGLMQLHLQLNRIFGPIPANISNLTNLSSLNLSHNLLNGSIPQGITNMRQLEWLHLSNNLLSGDIPSSLGMIPWLGHVNFSQNRLTGAIPPSIVQCVMMQNLDLSYNMLQGQIPAGLSRLSGLLNLNLAGNLLSGAIPVTLGEMVRLQLLNLSSNKLSGTIPSQLGSCIELKYLDVSCNGLTGTLPQSLEKVASLVRVNFSYNDFSGEVPSGGAFAGFRADAFLGNDRLCAGTASMTPGLSRCSGAKRNLLHNRQVVLLVVGIVASFTMAIIGLAVLDPKNGGGEVSRSFKRECGVLRRTRHRNLVRVVTTCTQPDFHAIVLPLMTNGSLESHLYPRDGGPGRGMDLAWLVAIAGDIAEGLTYLHHYAPVRVVHCDLKPSNVLLDDDMMAVVADFGIARLVKDMGDDDNTGSADPCNSTAGLLQGSVGYIAPEYGLGGHPSTEGDVYSFGVMLLEMITGKRPTDVLFQEGLTLHGWVRRHHPHDLTAIIARPWLAATDAMLSVAQANNVVIELMDLGIACTQHSPPARPTMVDVCRAIALLKDSSSS, from the exons ATGGCCGCCAGACCAATCACGGTCCTCATCTTCACATTTCTCCTCTCCCTCCACACCGCAAGCCCGGCTCTCGTCGGGGAAGAGGATGACCGCTCCGTGCTTTTAGTCTTCAAGGCCGGCGTGTCCGGCGACCCCAAGGGAGCGCTCGCTGGCTGGGGTTCGCCGGACGTATGCAACTGGACCGGTGTCGCTTGCGACACGGAGCATCATGTTGTCAAGTTAATACTAAGTGAACAAGAGCTCTCTGGCAAGGTCTCGTTCGCGCTTGGCAACCTCTCCCACCTCAGGACGCTCAACCTCTCTGGCAACCACTTCACTGGAAGCGTCCCGCCGGAGCTCGGCAACCTCTCCTACCTTAAGTTTCTGGACGTGTCCTCGAACACGCTCACCGGGACGGTTCCGCCGGAGCTTGGCAACCTCTCCCGCCTAAAGTTTCTCAACATGTCGTCGAACATGCTCACCCGGGCGGTCCCTCCGGAGCTCGGCAACCTATCCCGCCTCAAGTTTCTAGACGTGTCGTCGAACACGCTCACCGGGATGGTCGCACCGGAGCTCGGCAACCTCTCGAGACTCAGCATCCTCGATCTCTCCGAGAACGTCCTCTCCGGGGTGGTGCCGCAGGAGCTCGGGAAACTTTCTCGGCTGACGCAACTCAGCCTCAACAGAAACCAGTTGGAGGGATCGATTCCGGTGGAGCTCTCGCGTATTCAGCACTTGTTATACCTCAATCTCGGCGACAACAACCTCTCCGGGCATATCCCGTCTGCTATCTTCTGCAACCTCTCTGCCTTGAACTACATTGATATGTCGTCCAACTTTCTAGACGGCGAGATCCCCATCCGAGCGGATTGCCCACTCCCCGAGCTGAAGTCCCTTGTGTTGTGGTCCAACAAACTCAATGGCAGCATCCCCCGCTCGCTGTCAAACTCGACGAAGCTCCAATGGCTGCTACTACAGACGAACTTCCTCACCGGCGAGCTGCCGTCGGATGACATGTTCAGCGGCATGAGGAGCCTCGAGTATTTGTACCTATCGTCCAACTTCCTCGCGAACTCGCGGAACAATACCAACCTTGAGCCGTTCTTCGCCTCACTTACCAACTGCACCGGCCTAAAGGAGCTCAGCATCGCTAGGAATAACATTGCCGGCACGATCCCACCTGTCATTGGTCGCCTCTCTCCCGGCCTCATGCAGCTCCACCTTCAACTTAATAGAATCTTTGGTCCGATCCCGGCGAACATCTCCAACCTCACCAACCTCAGCTCCCTCAACCTCTCCCATAACCTCCTCAACGGCTCCATCCCACAGGGCATCACCAACATGCGGCAGCTCGAGTGGCTGCACCTCTCAAACAACCTGCTCTCCGGTGATATCCCGTCGTCCCTAGGCATGATCCCATGGCTCGGGCACGTCAATTTTTCGCAGAACCGGCTCACCGGCGCCATTCCTCCGAGCATAGTGCAGTGTGTGATGATGCAAAATCTTGACCTCTCCTACAACATGTTGCAAGGCCAGATCCCAGCTGGCTTGTCTAGGCTGAGCGGACTGCTCAACCTCAACCTTGCCGGCAACCTGCTGTCTGGCGCGATCCCCGTGACCCTGGGCGAGATGGTTAGGCTGCAATTGCTTAACCTGTCCTCAAACAAGCTCTCCGGCACAATCCCGTCACAGCTCGGCAGCTGCATCGAGCTCAAGTACCTCGATGTGTCCTGCAATGGCCTCACGGGGACCCTCCCTCAATCCTTGGAGAAGGTGGCGTCGCTGGTGCGTGTTAACTTTTCATACAACGACTTCTCGGGCGAGGTGCCGAGCGGCGGGGCCTTTGCAGGGTTTCGGGCGGACGCGTTCCTCGGCAATGACAGACTGTGTGCGGGGACAGCGTCGATGACGCCTGGGTTGTCAAGGTGCAGCGGCGCGAAGCGCAACTTGCTCCATAACCGGCAAGTGGTGTTGCTCGTCGTCGGCATAGTCGCGAGCTTCACGATGGCAATCATTGGGCTGGCC GTGCTCGACCCAAAGAACGGAGGCGGCGAGGTCTCCCGGAGCTTCAAGCGGGAGTGCGGTGTGCTGAGGCGGACGCGGCACAGGAACCTGGTGCGCGTGGTCACCACGTGCACCCAGCCGGACTTCCACGCCATCGTGCTCCCGCTGATGACAAATGGTAGCCTCGAGAGCCACCTCTACCCGCGTGACGGCGGCCCCGGACGTGGCATGGACCTCGCATGGCTGGTTGCCATCGCCGGCGACATAGCCGAGGGGCTCACCTACCTGCATCACTACGCACCCGTCCGCGTCGTACACTGCGACCTTAAGCCCAGCAACGTGCTCCTAGATGACGACATGATGGCCGTCGTGGCCGACTTCGGCATCGCGCGGCTGGTCAAGGACATGGGGGACGACGACAACACAGGCTCTGCTGACCCCTGCAACTCCACTGCCGGATTGTTGCAAGGCTCCGTGGGCTACATCGCACCAG AGTACGGACTCGGAGGCCACCCTTCGACAGAAggcgacgtgtacagcttcggcgtAATGCTACTAGAGATGATCACCGGGAAGCGCCCGACCGATGTGCTCTTCCAAGAGGGGCTCACGTTGCATGGCTGGGTGAGGCGGCACCACCCTCATGACCTCACCGCCATCATCGCACGACCATGGTTGGCGGCCACGGACGCGATGTTGTCGGTGGCACAAGCGAACAACGTCGTCATCGAGCTGATGGACCTTGGGATCGCGTGCACTCAGCACTCACCGCCGGCGCGACCCACCATGGTGGATGTGTGCCGCGCGATCGCCCTCCTCAAGGATTCGTCTTCTTCCTGA